The Micromonospora sp. NBC_01740 genome includes a window with the following:
- a CDS encoding nucleotidyltransferase domain-containing protein — protein sequence MTGADGEPHPDDPRWAVAERVADAVRRRFPADVLAVAVHGPLAHGDDDGGGDGEVGLLVVTYRPGGGPSPATRRVDGVLVDLTVAGADDYLRQARVISPLWPLTADRYVSTRALHDPTGWLRTLRDEHLGRLARARPAEFSTAARRAWYRGGAAHARAARLAEWYETDQALLMLGEARLAAATVAGLLSRTYFRDPGDAVRRTGLAGADMTEVGVVLTRQAAELAARGRPVDGTVDDLLDG from the coding sequence GTGACCGGCGCCGACGGCGAACCCCACCCCGACGATCCACGGTGGGCGGTGGCCGAACGGGTCGCCGACGCCGTGCGCCGGCGGTTCCCGGCCGACGTGCTGGCGGTCGCGGTGCACGGCCCGCTCGCCCACGGCGACGACGACGGCGGCGGGGACGGCGAGGTCGGACTGCTGGTGGTGACGTACCGGCCCGGCGGCGGGCCGTCCCCGGCGACGCGGCGGGTCGACGGCGTGCTGGTCGACCTGACCGTGGCCGGCGCCGACGACTACCTGCGCCAGGCCCGGGTGATCTCCCCGCTCTGGCCGTTGACCGCCGACCGCTACGTCAGCACCCGGGCGTTGCACGACCCCACCGGCTGGCTGCGCACCCTGCGCGACGAGCACCTGGGCCGGCTGGCCCGGGCCCGGCCGGCCGAGTTCAGCACGGCGGCCCGCCGGGCCTGGTACCGGGGCGGGGCGGCGCACGCCCGGGCCGCCCGGCTGGCCGAGTGGTACGAGACCGACCAGGCGCTGCTGATGCTCGGCGAGGCGCGGCTGGCGGCGGCCACGGTCGCCGGACTGCTCAGCCGCACCTACTTCCGGGACCCGGGCGACGCGGTGCGTCGGACGGGACTGGCGGGCGCGGACATGACCGAGGTGGGCGTCGTCCTGACCCGCCAGGCGGCCGAGCTGGCGGCCCGGGGCCGCCCCGTCGACGGCACGGTCGACGACCTTCTCGACGGCTGA
- a CDS encoding nitroreductase/quinone reductase family protein → MPVLGALTRRVGHHRWFGAAVRLLVPADRMVGRLTRGRVVALGLIPSLVITTTGRRSGKPRSNPLLYVPDGDAYVVVGSNFGQTHQPGWAMNLRADPAAEVAVKGRRVPVRADVATGAERDRLWTLLVTEWPAYRAYAQRAGGREILVFRLVPTGRGVPGGPTARE, encoded by the coding sequence GTGCCCGTACTGGGAGCCCTGACCCGCCGTGTCGGTCACCACCGCTGGTTCGGCGCCGCCGTCCGCCTGCTCGTCCCCGCCGACCGGATGGTGGGGCGGCTCACCCGGGGGCGGGTGGTCGCGCTCGGGCTCATCCCGTCGCTGGTCATCACGACCACCGGCCGCCGCTCCGGCAAGCCGCGCAGCAATCCGCTGCTCTACGTGCCCGACGGCGACGCGTACGTGGTGGTCGGCTCCAACTTCGGCCAGACCCACCAGCCCGGCTGGGCGATGAACCTGCGCGCCGATCCGGCCGCCGAGGTGGCCGTCAAGGGCCGCCGCGTCCCGGTGCGCGCCGACGTCGCCACCGGCGCCGAACGGGACCGCCTCTGGACGCTGCTGGTCACCGAGTGGCCCGCCTACCGCGCGTACGCCCAGCGGGCCGGCGGCCGGGAGATCCTCGTCTTCCGGCTGGTGCCCACCGGGCGCGGCGTGCCGGGCGGGCCGACCGCCCGCGAATAG
- a CDS encoding FtsX-like permease family protein, whose translation MSAGRGGRLARAAGSWWAALRIARREARRARGRTALVLAMITLPVLVLSFTAVSWRMSELTPVERADRQLGAADAELNWVTRTPLAQSTWAETWRTDPDDGPSAGPVTAGQVAALLPAGSRVVPLRRWVSFDALVGERVDNTLTGRAVDLTDPLGRGLVRFHSGRAPAGPDEIAVSPAALRRLDARLGDTVTSGDGARSWRVVGVAEYPDDLGPVVTLHPSEGRMEAEPGTSWLVDLPGDPDEELFRRLNAHGVVVHARVPAPASDTVTFAPYGRSAMDVEGMSVSVLVGGLGLLEVVLLVGPAFAVGVRRRRRDLALVAVAGGDDAHLRRIVLADGVVLGAVGAALGVALGVAAAFAGRSLVEQHLFGARFGAYRWWPEALAAIAAVAVLAGVLAALAPAWTAARQDVVAGLAGRRTPPAHRRRWLTVGAVLAAAGAAVAAFGAARTAPAVILAGLVLGELGLVFATPTLVGLLARLGRSLPLAPRIALRDASRNRSSTAPAISAVMAAVAGSVAIGVYLASDDARSATMYLPALPATTVLVTGSDGETLPDLPGVSEAARAHLGVRTVAPLAEPRCGTATDLCVVSPVLPAERVCPWTPGDRLTPEQQRRARADARCAEPEEHLGRYFHVLVDDGTALPALTGAAPADVAAATAVLRAGGAVVTDPRYVRDGRVDVRVTRAGQARPDPQAVTTVAGYPLPTALGADRLLLSPAAAGRLGLDVHPLGWAIAADGVPDEDRQDRFVAAVRPLHAQVEIDRGTQGDAGRPLLLLLAAAAGVITLGAAAIATGLAAAEGRADLSTLAAVGAGPGLRRLLSLCQSGVIAVLGSALGIVAGLGSASIILTALNRRYAALWPVTEPYPVVVPWTTLGVLVVVPLVAMLGAGFFTRSRLPVERRLD comes from the coding sequence GTGAGCGCGGGCCGGGGCGGCCGGCTCGCCCGGGCCGCCGGTTCCTGGTGGGCCGCGCTGCGGATCGCCCGGCGGGAGGCCCGGCGGGCCCGGGGGCGTACGGCGCTGGTGCTCGCGATGATCACGCTGCCGGTGCTGGTGCTGAGCTTCACCGCGGTGAGCTGGCGGATGTCCGAGCTGACCCCGGTGGAGCGGGCCGACCGCCAACTCGGCGCGGCCGACGCGGAGCTGAACTGGGTGACGCGGACCCCCCTCGCGCAGAGCACCTGGGCCGAGACCTGGCGTACCGACCCGGACGACGGTCCCTCGGCCGGGCCCGTCACCGCCGGGCAGGTGGCCGCCCTGCTGCCGGCCGGGAGCCGGGTGGTCCCGCTGCGCCGCTGGGTGTCGTTCGACGCCCTGGTCGGCGAGCGGGTCGACAACACGCTCACGGGCCGCGCCGTGGACCTCACCGACCCGCTCGGGCGGGGGCTGGTCCGGTTCCACTCGGGGCGGGCGCCGGCCGGGCCGGATGAGATCGCGGTCAGCCCGGCGGCCCTGCGCCGCCTCGACGCCCGCCTCGGCGACACCGTCACGTCCGGCGACGGCGCCCGCTCCTGGCGGGTGGTCGGGGTGGCCGAGTACCCCGACGACCTGGGCCCGGTGGTGACGCTGCACCCGTCGGAGGGGCGGATGGAGGCCGAGCCGGGCACGAGCTGGCTGGTCGACCTGCCCGGCGACCCCGACGAGGAGCTGTTCCGCCGGCTCAACGCCCACGGAGTCGTGGTGCACGCCCGGGTCCCCGCCCCGGCGTCGGACACCGTCACGTTCGCGCCGTACGGCCGCTCCGCCATGGACGTGGAGGGGATGAGCGTCTCGGTGCTCGTCGGCGGGCTGGGGCTGCTGGAGGTGGTGCTGCTCGTCGGGCCGGCCTTCGCGGTCGGCGTACGGCGGCGGCGCCGGGACCTCGCGCTGGTCGCCGTGGCGGGCGGGGACGACGCCCACCTGCGCCGCATCGTGCTGGCCGACGGCGTGGTGCTGGGTGCCGTCGGCGCCGCCCTCGGGGTCGCGCTGGGCGTCGCCGCCGCGTTCGCCGGCCGCTCCCTGGTGGAGCAGCACCTCTTCGGCGCGCGCTTCGGCGCGTACCGCTGGTGGCCGGAGGCGCTCGCGGCGATCGCCGCCGTCGCGGTGCTGGCCGGGGTGCTGGCCGCGCTGGCCCCGGCCTGGACGGCCGCCCGGCAGGACGTGGTGGCGGGGCTGGCCGGCCGGCGCACCCCGCCGGCGCACCGGCGACGCTGGTTGACAGTCGGGGCGGTCCTGGCCGCCGCCGGGGCCGCGGTGGCCGCGTTCGGGGCGGCCCGGACGGCGCCGGCGGTCATCCTGGCCGGCCTCGTCCTCGGCGAACTGGGCCTGGTCTTCGCCACCCCGACGCTGGTCGGCCTGCTCGCCCGCCTCGGGCGGTCGCTGCCGCTGGCGCCCCGGATCGCGCTGCGCGACGCCAGCCGCAACCGGTCGTCGACCGCGCCCGCGATCTCCGCCGTGATGGCCGCGGTCGCCGGCAGCGTCGCCATCGGGGTGTACCTGGCCAGCGACGACGCCCGGTCGGCCACGATGTACCTGCCGGCCCTGCCGGCCACCACGGTGCTGGTCACCGGGTCGGACGGGGAAACCCTGCCCGACCTGCCCGGGGTCAGCGAGGCCGCGCGCGCCCACCTGGGGGTCCGGACGGTGGCGCCGCTGGCGGAGCCCCGGTGCGGGACGGCCACCGACCTGTGCGTGGTCTCGCCGGTGCTGCCCGCCGAGCGCGTCTGCCCGTGGACGCCGGGCGACAGGCTCACCCCGGAGCAGCAGCGCCGCGCCCGCGCCGACGCCCGCTGCGCGGAACCCGAGGAGCACCTCGGCCGGTACTTCCACGTCCTGGTGGACGACGGGACGGCCCTGCCGGCGCTCACCGGCGCCGCCCCCGCCGACGTCGCCGCCGCCACCGCCGTGCTGCGGGCAGGCGGCGCGGTCGTGACCGATCCACGCTACGTGCGCGACGGGCGGGTCGACGTGCGGGTGACCCGCGCCGGGCAGGCCCGGCCCGACCCCCAGGCCGTCACCACCGTCGCCGGATATCCGCTGCCCACCGCGCTGGGGGCGGACCGGCTGCTGCTCTCCCCGGCGGCCGCCGGGCGGCTCGGCCTGGACGTCCACCCGCTCGGTTGGGCGATCGCCGCCGACGGCGTGCCCGACGAGGACCGGCAGGACCGGTTCGTCGCCGCCGTACGTCCGCTGCACGCGCAGGTCGAGATCGACCGGGGCACGCAGGGCGACGCGGGGCGGCCGCTGCTGCTCCTGCTGGCCGCCGCCGCCGGGGTGATCACCCTGGGCGCGGCCGCCATCGCCACCGGGCTGGCGGCGGCCGAGGGGCGGGCCGACCTGTCCACCCTCGCGGCGGTCGGCGCCGGCCCGGGACTGCGCCGGCTGCTCTCGCTCTGTCAGTCCGGGGTGATCGCCGTACTGGGCTCCGCGCTCGGCATCGTCGCCGGCCTCGGCTCCGCGTCGATCATCCTGACCGCCCTCAACCGCCGGTACGCCGCCCTGTGGCCGGTCACGGAGCCGTACCCGGTGGTGGTCCCCTGGACCACGCTCGGCGTCCTGGTGGTGGTGCCGCTGGTCGCGATGCTCGGCGCGGGCTTCTTCACCCGGTCCCGGCTGCCGGTCGAGCGACGTCTCGACTGA
- a CDS encoding ABC transporter ATP-binding protein: MSTGNRPADGSPTTPVLDVRDVHRTHGAGVAAVHALRGVSLAVRAGELVAVMGPSGSGKSTLLALAGGLDGPTAGEVYVEGEPLGALDRRRLAQVRRRRIGYVFQDLNLLGSLSAVENVALPLELDGTGVRRARRLALDALSEVGLTALADRFPDQLSGGQQQRVAIARALVGERRLVLADEPTGALDSQTGEAVLHLLRRRVDAGAAAVLVTHEARHAAWADRVVFLRDGVLVDTTAPLGSVEQLLSGSGR; this comes from the coding sequence GTGAGCACGGGGAACCGGCCGGCGGACGGGAGCCCGACCACGCCGGTGCTGGACGTGCGTGACGTGCACCGCACCCACGGCGCCGGCGTGGCGGCCGTGCACGCGCTGCGCGGGGTGAGCCTCGCCGTGCGCGCGGGGGAACTCGTCGCCGTGATGGGACCGTCCGGCTCGGGGAAGTCGACCCTGCTCGCCCTGGCCGGCGGGCTGGACGGCCCGACCGCGGGCGAGGTGTACGTGGAGGGCGAGCCGCTCGGTGCCCTCGACCGGCGGCGGCTGGCCCAGGTGCGGCGCCGCCGCATCGGCTACGTCTTCCAGGACCTCAACCTGCTCGGCAGCCTCAGCGCCGTGGAGAACGTCGCCCTCCCCCTCGAACTCGACGGCACGGGCGTACGCCGGGCCCGCCGCCTGGCGCTGGACGCGCTGTCCGAGGTGGGCCTGACCGCGCTGGCCGACCGGTTCCCCGACCAGCTCTCCGGCGGGCAGCAGCAGCGGGTGGCCATCGCCCGCGCGCTCGTCGGGGAGCGCCGGCTGGTGCTCGCCGACGAACCGACCGGCGCGCTGGACTCGCAGACCGGTGAGGCGGTGCTGCACCTGCTGCGCCGGCGCGTCGACGCCGGGGCCGCCGCCGTGCTGGTCACCCACGAGGCGCGCCACGCCGCCTGGGCCGACCGGGTGGTCTTCCTGCGCGACGGGGTGCTTGTCGACACGACGGCCCCGCTGGGCAGCGTGGAGCAGCTGCTGAGCGGCAGCGGTCGGTGA
- a CDS encoding PadR family transcriptional regulator: MSIRHGLLALLERGQMYGYQLRAAFEESTGSTWPLNIGQVYTTLSRLERDGLVRSLPESETGQRPYEITDAGRTDLALWFATPISRTDRPRDELAIKLALALTTPGVDVRSVVQTQRSATMRTLQELTRLKYASDRPEDLPWRLVLDAMVFQAEAEVRWLDHCETSLVRYRPAEPGRVPTTPAEAVDRADEEARR, from the coding sequence ATGTCCATCCGTCACGGGCTGCTCGCCCTGCTCGAACGCGGCCAGATGTACGGCTACCAGCTGCGCGCCGCGTTCGAGGAGTCGACCGGCTCGACCTGGCCGCTGAACATCGGTCAGGTCTACACCACCCTGTCCCGGCTGGAGCGGGACGGGCTGGTCCGGTCGCTGCCCGAGAGCGAGACGGGGCAGCGCCCGTACGAGATCACCGACGCCGGGCGGACGGACCTGGCCCTGTGGTTCGCCACGCCGATCAGCCGCACCGACCGGCCCCGCGACGAGCTGGCGATCAAGCTCGCCCTCGCGCTGACCACCCCCGGGGTGGACGTCCGGTCGGTCGTGCAGACCCAGCGCAGCGCGACCATGCGGACGTTGCAGGAGTTGACCCGGTTGAAGTACGCCAGCGACCGCCCCGAGGACCTGCCGTGGCGGCTGGTGCTGGACGCCATGGTCTTCCAGGCCGAGGCCGAGGTGCGCTGGCTGGACCACTGCGAGACCAGCCTCGTGCGCTACCGTCCGGCGGAGCCCGGCCGCGTCCCGACGACGCCTGCCGAGGCGGTGGACCGGGCGGACGAGGAGGCGCGACGGTGA
- a CDS encoding ferritin-like domain-containing protein, whose translation MTAPTPPGPAGALGAVLSAEYAAIWAYGPIGVRLTGAARTAAKEAEAAHRRRRDDLIVQLSAGGGNVPPDRAGYTLPFPVTDRASALRLAAEVEERTAAFWRAVVPATSGADRDRALAALVEYAVRATRWRRTAGITPLTVPFPGRPA comes from the coding sequence GTGACCGCGCCCACACCGCCGGGGCCGGCCGGGGCGCTGGGCGCGGTGCTCTCCGCCGAGTACGCCGCGATCTGGGCGTACGGGCCCATCGGGGTACGCCTCACCGGCGCCGCCCGGACCGCCGCGAAGGAGGCGGAGGCCGCGCACCGGCGCCGCCGCGACGACCTGATCGTGCAGTTGAGCGCCGGTGGCGGGAACGTCCCGCCGGACCGGGCCGGCTACACGCTGCCGTTCCCGGTCACCGACCGGGCGAGCGCGCTGCGGCTGGCCGCCGAGGTGGAGGAGCGCACGGCCGCGTTCTGGCGGGCGGTGGTGCCGGCCACCAGCGGCGCCGACCGGGACAGGGCCCTGGCCGCCCTGGTCGAGTACGCCGTACGGGCCACCCGCTGGCGACGGACGGCCGGGATCACCCCGCTGACGGTGCCGTTCCCGGGCCGACCCGCCTGA
- the rimP gene encoding ribosome maturation factor RimP, giving the protein MTQRGRATRSTGPAGRPRHADAPRGGERAGGPRGDLAARRARLREVIEPVVAGAGYDLEELSVSRAGRRHVVRVIVDADGGINLDAVAEVSRAVSAALDAAEEASGDLVAGEYQLEVSSPGVDRPLTLPRHWRRNVGRLVKVTARGAGAPSGQPAGQPTGDRQVTGRVVEADDERVVLETDAGRATWTYAELGPGRVQVEFHRLDEIEETDGPDDMDDTDDFDDEDDVEDEER; this is encoded by the coding sequence ATGACGCAGCGTGGCCGTGCCACGAGGTCGACGGGTCCGGCGGGGAGACCCCGACACGCCGACGCCCCACGGGGCGGGGAGCGTGCCGGCGGCCCGCGCGGCGACCTCGCCGCCCGGCGGGCCCGGCTGCGTGAGGTGATCGAGCCGGTGGTTGCCGGCGCCGGTTACGACCTGGAGGAACTCTCCGTCTCCCGCGCCGGCCGGCGGCACGTGGTGCGGGTGATCGTGGACGCCGACGGCGGGATCAACCTGGATGCCGTCGCCGAGGTCTCCCGGGCCGTCTCCGCGGCCCTCGACGCGGCCGAGGAGGCCTCCGGCGACCTCGTCGCCGGGGAGTACCAGCTGGAGGTCAGCTCCCCCGGCGTGGACCGGCCGCTCACCCTGCCCCGGCACTGGCGGCGCAACGTCGGCCGGCTGGTGAAGGTGACCGCCCGCGGCGCGGGCGCCCCGTCCGGCCAACCCGCCGGGCAGCCCACCGGCGACCGGCAGGTCACCGGCCGGGTGGTCGAGGCCGACGACGAGCGCGTGGTGCTGGAGACCGACGCCGGCCGCGCCACGTGGACGTACGCAGAGCTCGGCCCCGGCCGGGTGCAGGTCGAGTTCCACCGCCTCGACGAGATCGAGGAGACGGACGGACCCGACGACATGGACGACACCGACGACTTCGACGACGAAGATGATGTGGAGGACGAGGAGAGGTGA
- the nusA gene encoding transcription termination factor NusA, whose protein sequence is MNIDLAALRALEREREIPFDTILAAIETALLTAYRHTEGAESHARVEIDRKSGAALVYAQELDDDGTVVREWDDTPHDFGRIAAMTAKQVILQRLREATDEVHFGEYVGREGDLVTGVVQAHETRTEKGIVSVDLGKLEGVLPQSEQVPGERYAHGERIRCVVVHVAKGMRGPQITLSRSHPALVKKLFALEVPEIADGTVEIGAIAREAGHRTKIAVRSTTQGVNPKGACIGPMGQRVRAVMSELHGEKIDIIDWSDDPATFVGNALSPAKALRVEVVDLATRTARVTVPDFQLSLAIGREGQNARLAARLTGWRIDIRSDAEQSGAAGRGGADHVPEPGGAISGS, encoded by the coding sequence GTGAACATCGACCTCGCGGCGCTGCGCGCACTCGAGCGCGAGCGGGAGATCCCGTTCGACACGATCCTCGCGGCGATCGAGACCGCGCTGCTGACCGCCTACCGGCACACCGAGGGGGCGGAGTCGCACGCCCGGGTGGAGATCGACCGCAAGTCCGGCGCGGCCCTGGTCTACGCGCAGGAGCTGGACGACGACGGCACCGTCGTACGGGAGTGGGACGACACCCCGCACGACTTCGGTCGGATCGCCGCCATGACCGCCAAGCAGGTCATCCTCCAGCGACTGCGGGAGGCCACCGACGAGGTGCACTTCGGCGAGTACGTGGGCCGCGAGGGTGACCTGGTCACCGGCGTGGTGCAGGCGCACGAGACGCGCACCGAGAAGGGCATCGTCAGCGTCGACCTCGGCAAGCTGGAGGGCGTCCTGCCGCAGTCCGAGCAGGTGCCCGGCGAGCGCTACGCGCACGGCGAGCGGATCCGCTGCGTGGTGGTGCACGTGGCCAAGGGGATGCGCGGGCCGCAGATCACCCTCTCCCGGTCGCACCCGGCGCTGGTCAAGAAGCTCTTCGCGCTCGAGGTGCCGGAGATCGCCGACGGCACGGTCGAGATCGGCGCGATCGCACGTGAGGCGGGTCACCGTACGAAGATCGCGGTCCGCTCCACCACCCAGGGGGTCAACCCCAAGGGCGCCTGTATCGGCCCGATGGGGCAGCGGGTACGGGCCGTCATGAGCGAACTGCACGGCGAGAAGATCGACATCATCGACTGGTCGGACGACCCGGCGACGTTCGTCGGCAACGCCCTGTCGCCGGCCAAGGCCCTGCGGGTCGAGGTGGTCGACCTGGCCACCCGCACCGCCCGGGTCACCGTCCCGGACTTCCAGCTCTCCCTCGCCATCGGCCGGGAGGGGCAGAACGCCCGACTTGCTGCCCGGTTGACCGGTTGGCGGATCGACATCCGGTCCGACGCCGAGCAGTCCGGTGCCGCCGGCCGGGGCGGAGCTGATCACGTCCCGGAGCCGGGCGGCGCGATCTCGGGCTCCTAG
- a CDS encoding YlxR family protein translates to MVRRALPERTCVGCRRRAPASELLRIVAVGDEAGHSLRPDPARRLPGRGANMHPDPACFAQAVRRRAFGRALRLTGVPDHGELAEHVDAPTTTSGQPDRARVASRVGRPT, encoded by the coding sequence GTGGTACGACGCGCGCTGCCGGAACGCACCTGTGTGGGTTGCCGGCGACGTGCGCCGGCCAGCGAATTGCTGCGGATCGTCGCGGTCGGCGACGAGGCTGGTCACAGCCTTCGGCCCGATCCGGCCCGCAGGCTGCCGGGTCGGGGAGCGAACATGCACCCGGATCCGGCCTGCTTCGCGCAAGCGGTGCGGCGACGCGCTTTCGGGCGTGCGCTGCGCCTCACCGGGGTCCCCGACCACGGTGAGCTTGCGGAGCACGTCGATGCGCCAACCACTACGTCCGGTCAGCCCGACCGGGCGAGGGTCGCTAGCAGGGTAGGACGACCGACATGA